One part of the uncultured Bacteroides sp. genome encodes these proteins:
- a CDS encoding Tex family protein, with product MELFHKMISSALNIAVKQISSTLSLLNDGATIPFISRYRKEATGGLDEVQIGNIKEQYDKLCELNKRKETILSTIEEQSKLTPELKNRIEACWDSTELEDIYLPYKPKRKTRAEVARQKGLEPLATLLMLQRENNLSARAEAFVKGDVKDADDALKGARDIIAEQVNEDERARNQVRNLFGRQAIISAKVVKGKEEEAAKYQDYFDFSEPLKKCTSHRLLAIRRGEAEGLLKVSISPDDEECTERLERLYVRSNNECGAQVAEAVKDGYKRLLKPSIETEFSASSKEAADQEAIRVFAENLRQLLLAAPLGQKRVLGLDPGYRTGCKLVCLDAQGNLVHNEAIYPHPPQNEKLMAAKKVTKLVEAYDIQAIAIGNGTASRETEAFITSLRFDREVQVFVVSENGASIYSASKTARDEFPEYDVTVRGAVSIGRRLMDPLAELVKIDPKSIGVGQYQHDVDQGKLKKSLDQTVENCVNSVGVNLNTASTHLLTYISGLGPQLAQNIVNFRTENGAFNSRKQLLKVPRMGAKAFEQCAGFLRIPKADNPLDNSAVHPESYHIVEQMAKDLQCTVEELIKNKELRAKIKLEKYVTPTVGMPTLNDIMQELEKPGRDPRSTIQVFEFDKNVKSIADLQEGMILPGIVTNITNFGCFVDVGIKENGLVHISQLADKFISDPTEIVSIHQHVMVRVDSVDMSRKRVQLSMKGIDQKLN from the coding sequence ATGGAGTTATTTCACAAAATGATTTCTTCGGCACTTAACATTGCCGTGAAACAAATAAGTAGCACATTGTCACTTCTAAACGATGGAGCTACAATTCCTTTCATCAGTAGGTATCGTAAGGAAGCCACTGGCGGTTTGGACGAGGTTCAGATAGGAAACATCAAAGAACAATACGATAAACTTTGCGAGCTTAACAAGCGCAAGGAAACCATACTAAGCACAATCGAAGAACAAAGCAAACTAACGCCTGAGCTTAAAAACAGAATTGAAGCCTGCTGGGACAGTACGGAACTGGAAGATATTTACCTGCCTTACAAACCTAAACGGAAAACCCGCGCAGAAGTGGCCCGTCAAAAGGGACTTGAGCCGCTGGCTACACTGTTGATGCTGCAACGGGAAAACAACCTATCTGCAAGAGCTGAAGCTTTTGTGAAAGGAGATGTGAAGGATGCGGATGATGCTTTGAAAGGTGCACGTGACATTATTGCCGAGCAGGTTAATGAAGATGAACGTGCTCGTAATCAGGTTCGTAATCTTTTTGGCAGACAAGCCATTATTTCGGCTAAAGTTGTAAAAGGCAAGGAAGAGGAAGCGGCTAAATACCAGGACTATTTCGATTTTTCGGAGCCGCTTAAGAAATGTACTTCCCATCGTCTTTTGGCTATTCGCCGGGGCGAAGCGGAAGGGCTACTAAAAGTGAGCATCTCTCCCGACGATGAGGAATGCACCGAACGTCTGGAACGTTTGTACGTACGCAGCAACAACGAGTGCGGAGCGCAGGTGGCCGAAGCTGTAAAGGATGGATATAAACGATTATTGAAGCCATCTATAGAAACTGAATTCTCTGCATCTTCGAAAGAGGCTGCCGACCAGGAAGCTATCCGTGTTTTTGCCGAGAACCTGCGTCAATTACTCCTTGCTGCTCCGTTGGGACAAAAAAGGGTACTGGGATTGGATCCGGGATACAGAACCGGTTGTAAGCTGGTGTGTCTGGATGCACAGGGCAACTTAGTTCATAACGAAGCTATCTACCCTCACCCACCTCAGAATGAAAAACTGATGGCTGCAAAGAAGGTTACAAAGCTAGTTGAAGCTTATGATATACAGGCTATTGCCATTGGCAATGGAACGGCAAGTCGTGAAACAGAAGCATTTATCACTTCCTTGCGTTTCGATCGTGAAGTACAGGTATTTGTGGTAAGCGAAAACGGTGCGTCTATCTATTCGGCATCTAAAACTGCCCGCGATGAGTTTCCGGAATACGACGTAACAGTTCGCGGGGCTGTTTCTATCGGCCGACGGTTAATGGATCCTCTTGCCGAATTGGTAAAGATAGACCCAAAATCGATTGGTGTAGGGCAATATCAGCACGATGTAGATCAGGGAAAACTGAAAAAATCACTAGATCAGACTGTAGAGAACTGCGTAAACTCGGTAGGTGTAAATCTGAACACAGCCAGCACTCACCTGCTGACTTATATATCCGGCCTTGGACCTCAACTGGCTCAGAATATAGTTAATTTCCGGACTGAGAACGGAGCTTTCAACTCACGCAAACAACTATTGAAAGTCCCTCGTATGGGAGCCAAGGCTTTTGAGCAATGTGCCGGATTCTTACGTATCCCTAAAGCTGACAATCCTCTGGATAACTCGGCTGTTCACCCGGAAAGTTATCACATTGTGGAACAGATGGCAAAGGATTTGCAATGTACTGTAGAGGAGCTTATCAAGAACAAAGAACTTAGGGCTAAAATAAAGCTTGAGAAGTACGTTACACCAACCGTAGGTATGCCTACGCTGAACGATATAATGCAAGAACTTGAGAAACCGGGAAGAGACCCACGCTCAACCATTCAGGTATTTGAGTTCGACAAAAATGTGAAGAGCATAGCCGATTTGCAGGAAGGCATGATTCTTCCGGGAATAGTTACCAACATCACCAACTTTGGTTGTTTTGTGGATGTAGGTATCAAAGAAAACGGACTGGTACACATTTCACAGCTAGCCGACAAGTTTATAAGCGACCCAACCGAAATAGTATCCATCCATCAGCACGTAATGGTACGTGTAGACAGCGTGGATATGAGCAGAAAACGGGTACAGCTTAGTATGAAAGGAATTGATCAAAAACTTAATTAA
- a CDS encoding leucine-rich repeat protein codes for MKKKQLGIFFLLCLIVGGLSAQTVSKTLFVPKGGTLKEQITEAEAKSITHLTITGKINAIDFKLMRDSMTKLEVLDISNASVTVYMGKEGTYPLKRFTYLPYFIPAYAFCNAEDGTLRGKSTLKRVILPPSILNIDKFAFKNCNNLTILQVNKKTPPNLQEEALNDSLTAVFIPLGCKDDYKRKKGWDGFAILEGTPESLTINITKPGELGNEIMKAGHQPSEVNYLTIKGNINEDDFKMIRDFMPDLVSIDLSETTATDIPDFTFTQKKYLMTIHLPGKLVSIGERAFSGCIHLAGDLVLPPSVKKIKDGAFLDCDKLSKVIVQGNISVLGKDIFRDTNKQKLVFTK; via the coding sequence ATGAAAAAGAAACAATTAGGAATATTTTTTCTACTATGCCTCATTGTTGGTGGCTTATCGGCACAAACAGTAAGCAAAACGCTTTTCGTTCCTAAAGGTGGAACACTGAAAGAACAAATAACTGAAGCTGAAGCTAAAAGTATAACTCATCTAACAATAACCGGAAAGATTAACGCCATAGACTTTAAGCTAATGCGTGACAGTATGACTAAGCTGGAAGTGCTCGATATATCTAATGCATCTGTAACCGTATACATGGGAAAAGAGGGTACTTATCCATTAAAAAGATTTACCTACCTGCCCTACTTCATTCCGGCTTATGCTTTTTGCAATGCAGAAGATGGTACACTTCGCGGCAAGAGTACATTAAAAAGAGTTATTCTACCTCCTTCTATTCTGAATATTGACAAGTTCGCATTTAAGAACTGTAATAACCTGACAATTCTGCAGGTGAACAAAAAGACGCCTCCAAATCTTCAGGAAGAAGCACTTAACGATAGCCTTACCGCCGTATTCATTCCTCTTGGATGCAAAGACGATTACAAAAGAAAAAAAGGATGGGATGGATTTGCTATTCTGGAAGGAACTCCCGAATCTCTAACCATCAACATTACTAAACCAGGCGAGCTAGGAAACGAAATTATGAAGGCCGGTCATCAGCCTAGCGAGGTGAACTATCTCACCATCAAGGGTAATATTAACGAAGACGACTTTAAGATGATACGCGATTTTATGCCCGATCTTGTTTCAATTGACTTATCGGAAACTACAGCAACAGATATCCCCGACTTTACCTTTACTCAAAAAAAGTATTTGATGACCATTCATCTACCAGGCAAGCTTGTAAGCATTGGTGAGCGTGCCTTTAGCGGATGTATTCATCTGGCAGGAGATCTAGTACTTCCTCCTTCCGTAAAGAAAATAAAAGATGGTGCATTTCTTGATTGCGACAAACTATCGAAGGTGATTGTACAAGGTAATATTTCTGTTTTAGGAAAAGATATTTTCAGAGATACCAATAAGCAGAAGCTTGTATTTACTAAATAA
- a CDS encoding ATP-binding cassette domain-containing protein, with protein sequence MITVSNVSVQFGKRILFNDVNLKFTNGNCYGIIGANGAGKSTFLRTIYGDLDPTTGSIALGPGERLSVLSQDHFKWDAFTVMDTVMMGHTVLWDIMKQREVLYAKEDFTDEDGLKVSELEERFAELDGWNAESDAAMLLSGLGVKEDKHYTLMGELSGKEKVRVMLAQALYGNPDNLLLDEPTNDLDMETVTWLEEYLANFEHTVLVVSHDRHFLDSVCTHTVDIDYGKINLFAGNYSFWYESSQLALRQQQNQKAKADEKKKELEEFIRRFSANVAKSKQTTSRKKMLEKLNVEEIKPSSRKYPGIIFTPERESGNRILEVSGLSKKTEEGVVLFSDINFNVEKEDKIVFISRNPRAMTAFFEIINGNMKADAGHYDWGVTITTAYLPVDNTDFFNTDLNLVDWLGQYGEGNEVYMKGFLGRMLFSGEEVLKKVSVLSGGEKMRCMIARMQLRNANCLILDTPTNHLDLESIQAFNNNLKTYKGNVLFSSHDHEFIETVANRVIELTPNGIIDKMMDYDEYITSDHIKELRKKMYGDKD encoded by the coding sequence ATGATTACAGTTTCGAACGTTTCAGTTCAGTTTGGTAAGAGAATTTTGTTCAATGATGTAAATCTCAAGTTTACGAATGGTAATTGCTACGGGATTATTGGTGCTAACGGTGCAGGTAAATCTACTTTCCTTCGCACAATTTATGGTGATTTAGATCCTACTACCGGCTCTATTGCGTTAGGACCAGGTGAACGACTTTCAGTGTTAAGTCAGGACCACTTTAAGTGGGATGCATTTACAGTTATGGACACCGTGATGATGGGACATACTGTTCTTTGGGATATTATGAAGCAACGCGAAGTTCTTTATGCGAAAGAAGATTTTACCGACGAAGATGGCTTGAAAGTTTCTGAGCTGGAAGAGAGATTTGCTGAACTTGATGGCTGGAATGCTGAGAGTGATGCAGCGATGCTGTTAAGCGGACTTGGCGTGAAGGAAGATAAACATTACACCTTGATGGGTGAGCTTAGTGGTAAGGAAAAGGTACGTGTCATGTTGGCGCAGGCTCTTTATGGTAATCCTGATAACTTGTTGCTTGATGAGCCTACCAATGACCTTGACATGGAAACTGTAACCTGGTTAGAAGAATATCTTGCCAACTTTGAGCACACAGTTTTGGTAGTAAGTCACGACCGTCACTTCCTTGACTCAGTATGTACTCACACTGTTGATATTGACTACGGAAAGATTAACCTCTTTGCCGGTAACTATAGTTTCTGGTACGAATCAAGCCAGTTGGCTCTTCGTCAGCAACAAAATCAAAAGGCTAAGGCCGATGAAAAGAAAAAAGAACTGGAAGAGTTTATTCGCCGATTTAGTGCCAATGTGGCAAAAAGTAAGCAGACTACCAGTCGTAAGAAGATGTTGGAGAAACTTAATGTGGAAGAAATTAAGCCGTCTTCACGTAAATATCCGGGAATCATCTTTACTCCTGAACGTGAATCGGGTAACCGTATTCTTGAAGTATCTGGATTAAGCAAAAAGACCGAAGAAGGAGTAGTATTGTTCAGCGATATTAATTTTAATGTAGAGAAAGAAGACAAGATTGTATTTATATCACGTAATCCACGCGCCATGACTGCTTTCTTTGAGATTATCAATGGAAACATGAAAGCTGATGCCGGACATTATGACTGGGGTGTAACTATTACAACAGCTTATCTTCCTGTTGATAATACCGATTTCTTTAATACAGACCTTAATCTGGTTGACTGGCTAGGTCAGTATGGTGAAGGAAATGAAGTTTATATGAAAGGTTTCCTTGGACGTATGCTTTTCTCTGGCGAAGAAGTGCTTAAGAAAGTTAGCGTACTTTCCGGAGGTGAGAAGATGCGTTGTATGATTGCTCGTATGCAACTTAGAAATGCAAACTGCTTGATTCTTGATACTCCAACCAATCACCTTGACCTGGAATCTATTCAGGCATTTAATAATAACCTGAAGACTTATAAAGGTAATGTGTTGTTCTCTTCTCATGACCACGAGTTTATTGAAACTGTAGCTAATCGTGTTATTGAGCTTACTCCAAACGGAATCATTGATAAGATGATGGATTATGATGAATACATCACTTCTGATCATATCAAGGAGCTTCGTAAGAAGATGTACGGAGATAAAGACTAA
- a CDS encoding nucleotide exchange factor GrpE produces MVQSFWKKNKKKTYMDPKKKETVKEEELVDNTQQVDQETEASTADQEAPAQEEEVLTPEQELAKKLEEANAKIEDQNDKYLRLSAEFDNYRKRTMKEKAELIKNGGEKCISSILPVIDDFERALKTTETATDVAAIKEGLTLVYTKFMSVMGQNGVEAIDATSEFDTDFHEAITTFAAPSEDLKGKIIDCIQTGYTLNGKVIRHAKVVVGE; encoded by the coding sequence ATGGTGCAATCATTTTGGAAGAAGAATAAAAAGAAAACATATATGGATCCAAAGAAAAAAGAAACAGTTAAAGAAGAAGAATTAGTAGATAACACTCAGCAAGTTGATCAGGAAACAGAAGCATCTACAGCTGATCAGGAAGCTCCTGCTCAGGAAGAAGAAGTTCTTACTCCTGAACAAGAATTGGCTAAGAAACTGGAAGAAGCTAATGCTAAAATAGAAGATCAGAATGATAAATATCTGCGTCTGTCGGCTGAGTTTGACAATTACCGTAAACGCACTATGAAGGAAAAAGCCGAACTGATTAAGAATGGCGGCGAAAAGTGTATCAGCAGTATTCTTCCTGTTATTGACGACTTTGAAAGAGCTCTAAAAACTACAGAAACAGCTACTGATGTTGCTGCTATTAAAGAAGGTCTTACACTGGTCTATACTAAATTTATGAGTGTAATGGGACAAAATGGCGTTGAAGCAATTGATGCCACAAGCGAATTCGATACAGACTTCCACGAAGCTATCACAACATTTGCAGCTCCAAGTGAAGATCTTAAAGGCAAAATCATAGATTGCATACAAACTGGCTATACACTTAATGGAAAAGTAATTCGTCATGCCAAAGTTGTAGTTGGCGAATAA